AGAAGGACGCGCTGGTTGAAGTGGCGCTCAGCGGACCGCGGACCTTCAGCTATCTCCGAGTCGAGGGTCCCGTCCACAACAAAGGAACCATCACGCTCTTCGACAACTCGGAACTGGCGCTGACGCAGACGGGGTTCGCGAATGGGTTTCTCCGCAACGATGGCGTCATCGTCCTCCATGCTAAGGCATACATCCATCTCGGCTCGATCGAGAACAACGGCGAGCTGCGATTCGTCGGCGTCGACCCAAGCCCCTTTCCGCAACAGAATCCCACCCGAAGCCTCGTCGCCAATCATGGGATCGTCTCCGTCATCGAGGGATCGCGACGCATTACCCTCTGCGCCAACAGTTCCCACGCAGGGGAGTTCGCCATCAACGCCGGTGCGACACTCACGCTTGACATGCCCTCCCACATCAATCTGCTGGAAGGCGCCGCCTTCACCGGCACAGGCCTGCTCAATCTCGATGGCTTCAACCCGACCATCAACGGCGACTTCATCGCGAGCCCGGGGCTACGCGTCCGAGTCCCGACCAACCTCACCATCAACGGCGCCTTCACCGCCGACACCTACGAGCTCCTCGCCTCCTCCCCGACAGGCTTGCTCACCGTCGCCGGCGCCACAACCTTCCGCAACGATGTGTCGTTCACGAACCGCGTCGTCTCCTCCGGCGGCCTCTTCCATGCCGGCGGCTCGCTCGTCGCGACGAGAACAACCCCGAACGGTTCGCTCACCTTCGACGGCGGGCTCTTCGTCGATGGAAACGCCACCCTCAGCGTCCCGACCATCGTCGGCGCCGACGCCCGCGTCGAAGGCAACCTCTCCATCCAGAATGTCGCCTACACGCACACCGCAGGCGACCTCACCGTCCTCGGTTCGCTCACCCACACCGGGGCCCAGCGCATCTCCATCGACGACGGCGCGCTCTTCGTCGGGGGCAACGCGTCCTTCACCGTCGGGCAGCGCACCCTCGACTTCGACGCCACGATCACCGGCGCCGCCTCGCTCAACTCCACCGATGTCGACGCGAACCTCTCGGCACGGCAGGTCCTCGCGATCGGCCCCTTCGGGGTCCGCGGCGAGATCGCCACGCAGAACGGAACCACCATCCAGCGCGGCGTCTTCGCGCCCGGCCTCCTGAACCAGGTCGGCGAAGCCCGCTTCGTCGGCGACCTCACCCTGTCCGACAACCCGTTGCTCACCACGCGTTTCGACCTCGCCGTCGACGCCCCCCGCGCCGCGCACGCCGACTCGGTCGTCGTCGAGGGCGACCTCACGCTCGGGGGCCTCTTCGCCGTCACGCTCTCGGGCGACGCGTCGCTCCTGTGCGTGGGCCAGCGCTGGCGTCTGTTCGACGCGCACAGCCGCGAGGGCGAGTTCATGACCGCCACGCTCCCCGGGCTCGCCGGCGACCTCTCGCTCCAGCTCGTGTACGACTCGACCGGGGTCACGCTGCTGGTCATCCCGGCGCCCGGCGCCGCGTGGGCCGCGGCGATCGCCGGGGCGATGGGCCTTCTCCCCCGGCGCAGAGCGGGAAACGCCCTCCCGGGCGGCGCAGGGGCGTCCGAGAGGAAGCGAAAGCTCGCGCAGTCTTGACACCAGCCCCCCGGGGGCTACATTTCCGCGTCCCTGACCGGCCGGCCCGCCCCCGGGCGATCTAGTCGAGCAGGCACGACAACCTCAGAAGGGGCGGTAGCTCAATTGGTTAGAGTACCGGACTGTCGATCCGGTGGTTGCGGGTTCGAGTCCCGTCCGCCTCGCTTCTTAACCCCCGCTCCGGCGGGGGTTTTCGTTTTTCCCAATCGTCCGAACTACCCCATGGCCGCCGCGATCAATACGGACTCAACACTCCGTACACTGCCGCCATGCGAAACACACCAGCACTCGTCACCGCCGCGGCTGGCATCCTCCTCCTCGCGACCACCGGCTGCCAGACCACGCCAGCACCCTCCGCGCAAGACACCTCCATGACCACACGCGTCACCCCCTTCCTCATGTTCCAGGACGGGCGCGCAGAAGAAGCCATCAACCGCTACATCGAGGTCTTCCGCGACGCACGCCTCGTCTCCCTCGAACGCTACGGCCAGAACGCCGTCGGCGCCAAGGAACTCTCGATCAAGCACGCCCTCTTCGAGATCTACGGCCAGCGCATCGGCGTTACCGAGAGCCCCATCAAGCACGCCTTCGACTTCACGCCCGCCGTCTCGCTCTTCGTCGACTTCGACTCCGAACGCGATCTCGACCGCGTCTTCGCCGCGCTGTCCGAGGGCGGCTTCGTCATGATGCCACCCGACAACTACGGCTTCTCAAGGAAATTCGCGTTCATCCAGGACCGCTACGGCGTCTCGTGGCAACTCAACCTGCCCACGGAATAACCGCCCCTCGCGGCCGCCGTCGAGGCGCCGTACCATCCGCCAGCCCAGGCGATAAGGCGACGAGTCGATGAGCCCCGACCTGGCCGCCCAAGGGCACGCCATGTCGCGCCAGCATTCCATTACCTCCACTGAATCCTTCAGGCAGCAACTCCTCCGAGCCGAACGGTGGCGCCTCGCCATCCTGCTCGCCTGCTTCGTGGTCATCCTCGCCACCATCGTCGCCCGTCGCGCATTCGGGGGCGGCGTCATGCAGGAAAATGACGTCTTCCTGCCCGAAGTGCTCGTGTTCGTCATCGGCATCGCGCTCGTGTGCTTCGGCCTCATCGACGCCTCGCGCCGGCTCGCGCGAGGGCAGCCCATGCCCCGCTGGCGCGTCAACCTCGGGCTCTCCATCGACCTCGGCGTCCCCTACGCCGTCCTGCTGATCCTCCACTTCAATTCCGCAAGCGACCCCTTCGTCACGCTGTCGCCCCCGGCGCTGCTCATCGTGCCGATCGTCATCATGCTCTCGGTCCTGCGCCTCCGCCCGCTCTTCTCCCTCACCACCGGCGTCATCGCGGCCATCGCCTACTGGGTGCTCGTCTACGACACGCTCCGCAGAGGGGGCGTGACCCACACGATGCTGCCGATGCTCGCGTCCTACGGCCTCCTCCTCCTCTGCGCCGGCGCAGCCGCCTCGCTCGTCTCACACTTCGTCCGGCGATACATCCAGGGCGCCACCGAAGAGGCCCTCACCGCCGAGCGACAGGCCCGCGCACTCAAGGAGATCGAGCGAGACCTCGACATCGCGCAGGAGATCCAGCGCGGCCTGCTCCCCTCTGAACCGCCCGAGCACCCCGCCTTCGACATCGCCGCCATCGCACGCTCCGCCACCAAAGCCGGAGGCGATTACTACGACTGGCAGCCCCTCCCCAACGGGCAACTCGTCGTCGCCATCGCCGATGTCACCGGCCACGGCATCGGGCCAGCGCTCGTCATGGCCGTCTGCCGGGCGTACGCACGCGCCACCGCGCCGACCTCCACCGGACCCGACGAACTCCTCAAACGCCTCAACTCACTCATCGTGGACGATGTCAAAGGTCAGCGATTCGTCACCATGGCGGTCGCTGTGCTCAACCCCGACGGCGCCATCGACCTCGTCTCCGCAGGCCACGGCCCGACATTCCTCTACCGAGCCGCCAGCCGCGAGGTCCGGTCCTTCGGTGGTGACGCCCTCCCCCTCGGAATCATGCACGACGAAGACTTCGGCCCCATTAACCGCCTCTCCCTCGACAAGGGCGATGTCCTCGTCCTGCTCACCGACGGCTACCTCGAGCGGTTCAACAGCAAGAACGAGAAGTACGGCATGGAGCGCCTCACGCGCCTCGTCGCGCAGAACTCCGCCAGGAAGGCCGACGACATCGTCCACGCCATCGACCGCGCGGTCGAGTCCTTCGCCAGCGGGGCCCCACAGGGCGACGACATGACACTCGTCGTCATCCAGCGCCGCTGAACACGCCATGCGCCCCCTCGCGCAACGCCCCCGCCACGATGTTCTCGGACCCCCACGCAAACCCTTGATCGACACCTAAGTCGCGGCATAATCCGGCCTTGCGACGGCATGCCGCCGTTGCTCGCACGAGGAGAGCGCAATACATGGTCCGATCGATCAGCGTCGCCGCAACGGCTTTGGCCGCCAGCCCCGCACTCGCCAGCGTTCTTGTCCAGCTGAACACCGGCGCGATGCCCTCCACCCAGCCGGGCTGGCGGTATGAGGCATCCGCCAACGACGCCGGCACGCCCGAGACACGCATCTTCTCCACCGACGGCACGATCCTCACTTCCAACACCATGGGCCTGCCCTTCGGCTCGGGACGACCCGGCAGCATGTTCGCCGTCTACGACCTCGCACCGGGTGTCATCCAGTCCGACTCCATCGTCGAGATGCGCCTCAACGCGCGCATCGTCGCCTCGCAGGTCGCCCAGTTCTTCTACGGCTTCTCCGTCTCCGTCTACGGCGACGGGCTCGGCATGAGCGCTGGCTTCGCCACCAACGCTCTCAGTCTCGACGCGCTCCAGAACATCTTCCGAGACAACACCGACTGGAACGAGTTCGTGTGGCGCGGCGACTGGGACGCCGGGACCTACACCCTCCACATCAACGGCGAACTCATCGCCACACGCAACCTCCGCGCGTTCAACGCGAACTACATCACCCTCGGCGACGGCACCGGCACCGCCAACGCCCACGCCGAAATCTCCCACTTCTCCGTCCGCATCATCCCCGCTCCGGCAGCGCCGTCCGCGCTTGCTCTCGCCGGCCTCGCCGCGACCCGTCGCAGACGCTGATCACGACGAACGCCAATCCTCGCGCATCCCCCAGCCCCCGCCCGTGCGGGGGCTTTCGCACCGCTCGCTCGGCTCGACGCCTCACGCGCCTTTCAGCGACGCCATGTCGATGCAGAAGCGGTACTTCACATCCGAGCGCACCATCCGCTCGTACGCCTCGTTCACCTTCTGGATCGGGATCACCTCGACATCCGCCGTGATGTTGTGCTCGCCGCAGAAGTCGAGCATCTCCTGCGTCTCGGCCAGCCCGCCGATCGGCGAGCCCGACAGACTCTTCCGGCCGAAGATCAGGCCGAACGCCGCCACCGGCAGGGGCTTCTCCGGCGCGCCCACCAGCGTCAGGTTGCCGTCGCGCTTCAGCATCGCGATGTACGCGTTGATGTCGTGATCGGCCGACACGCAGTCGAGGATGAAGTCGAAACTCCCCGCGTGCTTCTTCATCTCGTCCGCATTCCGCGACACGACCACCTCGTCCGCCCCCAGGCGCAGCGCGTCCTCGCGCTTGCCCGGCGAGGTCGTGAACACCACCGTGTGCGCGCCCAGCGCGTGCGCGAACTTCACCCCCATGTGCCCGAGCCCACCCAGCCCCACCACGCCCACCTTCTTGCCCTTGCCCACCTCCCAGTGACGCAGCGGCGAATAGGTCGTGATCCCGGCGCACAGCAGCGGCGCCGCCCCCGCCAGATCCAGATTCGACGGGATCCGCACCACGAACCCCTCGTCCACCACGATGCTCGACGAGTACCCGCCGTAGGTCACCGGCGCCGTCCCGTGCCGGTCGGGCGAGCCGTAGGTCAGCACCATCCCCGGGCAGAACTGCTCCTCCCCGGCGCGGCAGTTGGGGCAGGTGCGGTCCGAATCCACCAGACACCCCACCCCCACCGTGTCCCCCGCCTTGAACCGCGTCACCGCGCCCCCGACCTTGACGACCCGCCCGACGATCTCGTGCCCCGGCACGCACG
This Phycisphaeraceae bacterium DNA region includes the following protein-coding sequences:
- a CDS encoding VOC family protein: MRNTPALVTAAAGILLLATTGCQTTPAPSAQDTSMTTRVTPFLMFQDGRAEEAINRYIEVFRDARLVSLERYGQNAVGAKELSIKHALFEIYGQRIGVTESPIKHAFDFTPAVSLFVDFDSERDLDRVFAALSEGGFVMMPPDNYGFSRKFAFIQDRYGVSWQLNLPTE
- a CDS encoding PP2C family protein-serine/threonine phosphatase; the encoded protein is MSPDLAAQGHAMSRQHSITSTESFRQQLLRAERWRLAILLACFVVILATIVARRAFGGGVMQENDVFLPEVLVFVIGIALVCFGLIDASRRLARGQPMPRWRVNLGLSIDLGVPYAVLLILHFNSASDPFVTLSPPALLIVPIVIMLSVLRLRPLFSLTTGVIAAIAYWVLVYDTLRRGGVTHTMLPMLASYGLLLLCAGAAASLVSHFVRRYIQGATEEALTAERQARALKEIERDLDIAQEIQRGLLPSEPPEHPAFDIAAIARSATKAGGDYYDWQPLPNGQLVVAIADVTGHGIGPALVMAVCRAYARATAPTSTGPDELLKRLNSLIVDDVKGQRFVTMAVAVLNPDGAIDLVSAGHGPTFLYRAASREVRSFGGDALPLGIMHDEDFGPINRLSLDKGDVLVLLTDGYLERFNSKNEKYGMERLTRLVAQNSARKADDIVHAIDRAVESFASGAPQGDDMTLVVIQRR
- a CDS encoding polymer-forming cytoskeletal protein, yielding MHTRRTARLSSAAFATCAFAVAASAGTVVEARWLAPTDGLWSDGANWSTGVPPINAGGVLYDVVIDAVGAPYTVRRGSIVQAVARNITIDSSDTTIFHPNLAATDTFRLVRGNYRAQTNWIAASQIVFEKDALVEVALSGPRTFSYLRVEGPVHNKGTITLFDNSELALTQTGFANGFLRNDGVIVLHAKAYIHLGSIENNGELRFVGVDPSPFPQQNPTRSLVANHGIVSVIEGSRRITLCANSSHAGEFAINAGATLTLDMPSHINLLEGAAFTGTGLLNLDGFNPTINGDFIASPGLRVRVPTNLTINGAFTADTYELLASSPTGLLTVAGATTFRNDVSFTNRVVSSGGLFHAGGSLVATRTTPNGSLTFDGGLFVDGNATLSVPTIVGADARVEGNLSIQNVAYTHTAGDLTVLGSLTHTGAQRISIDDGALFVGGNASFTVGQRTLDFDATITGAASLNSTDVDANLSARQVLAIGPFGVRGEIATQNGTTIQRGVFAPGLLNQVGEARFVGDLTLSDNPLLTTRFDLAVDAPRAAHADSVVVEGDLTLGGLFAVTLSGDASLLCVGQRWRLFDAHSREGEFMTATLPGLAGDLSLQLVYDSTGVTLLVIPAPGAAWAAAIAGAMGLLPRRRAGNALPGGAGASERKRKLAQS
- a CDS encoding NAD(P)-dependent alcohol dehydrogenase, producing the protein MYTTPAFAAASATSPLAASSIPRRDPTERDVQIEILYCGICHSDLHYARNEWREVMPAVYPCVPGHEIVGRVVKVGGAVTRFKAGDTVGVGCLVDSDRTCPNCRAGEEQFCPGMVLTYGSPDRHGTAPVTYGGYSSSIVVDEGFVVRIPSNLDLAGAAPLLCAGITTYSPLRHWEVGKGKKVGVVGLGGLGHMGVKFAHALGAHTVVFTTSPGKREDALRLGADEVVVSRNADEMKKHAGSFDFILDCVSADHDINAYIAMLKRDGNLTLVGAPEKPLPVAAFGLIFGRKSLSGSPIGGLAETQEMLDFCGEHNITADVEVIPIQKVNEAYERMVRSDVKYRFCIDMASLKGA